Proteins encoded together in one Parcubacteria group bacterium window:
- a CDS encoding DHH family phosphoesterase, which produces MEIKPLFHKEFNTLDYILHRAHSVVLVAHNNPDLDAAGSTVALADVIRKHYKKNVVIACYNTFPDSLKEVMEGIVFVHPEKLDLASFDVAIGCDSVERGFDRLMEHLSPACVSVTIDHHHDIALKTDLRIIDGKYAATCEILYNFFVHIKCDFNKNIATALLAGIIGDTGAFQHANTTAEILQISADLIKRGASITKIISTLFANRKIETLNLWGKALEKTKFYEKTGLAVTAITEDNIAGHAVNGVEISNIASMLTTVPTVKIALIVYQADKNTVKGSLRAEKHANIDVSEIAHRIGGGGHPLASGFSLHGHLETTSDGGWHVV; this is translated from the coding sequence GAGCACACTCTGTTGTTTTGGTAGCGCATAATAATCCAGATTTGGATGCAGCGGGAAGCACCGTTGCATTGGCAGACGTCATACGCAAACATTACAAAAAAAATGTTGTTATTGCGTGTTATAATACTTTTCCTGACTCTCTCAAAGAAGTTATGGAAGGTATTGTTTTTGTGCATCCTGAAAAACTAGATCTTGCCTCCTTTGATGTAGCAATTGGTTGTGACAGCGTAGAACGAGGATTTGATCGTCTCATGGAACATCTTTCCCCTGCGTGTGTCAGCGTAACCATCGATCATCATCATGACATTGCCCTCAAGACCGACCTACGCATTATCGATGGAAAATATGCGGCAACATGCGAGATATTATATAATTTTTTCGTACATATAAAATGCGATTTCAATAAAAATATCGCCACGGCACTCCTTGCCGGGATTATCGGAGACACCGGTGCATTTCAACATGCCAACACAACTGCAGAAATATTACAAATTTCCGCAGATCTTATCAAAAGAGGTGCATCAATAACAAAAATTATCTCCACATTGTTCGCAAACCGAAAAATTGAGACATTGAATTTGTGGGGAAAAGCATTGGAAAAAACAAAATTTTACGAAAAAACAGGACTCGCCGTCACAGCAATTACTGAAGATAACATTGCCGGACACGCCGTAAATGGTGTGGAAATTTCCAATATTGCATCCATGCTCACGACAGTGCCGACAGTAAAGATCGCACTCATCGTTTATCAGGCAGACAAAAATACCGTCAAGGGAAGTTTGCGCGCAGAGAAACATGCCAATATAGATGTATCAGAGATCGCACATCGCATTGGCGGTGGCGGACATCCTTTGGCGAGCGGTTTTTCATTGCATGGTCATTTGGAAACCACTTCGGATGGTGGCTGGCACGTTGTATAA
- a CDS encoding uracil-DNA glycosylase — protein MNIKNQKLQKLNETMHVLCACTLKATATHVVPGKGSADAKIMFIGEAPGAKEDALGEPFVGAAGKFLSELLATIDLKREDIYITNVVKYRPPENRDPLPEEVADCWLWLQEQVKLIDPLLIVPLGRHALERFVPGRRISLDHGKAFRRTIDGLGERVYYALYHPAAALYNGGLRQTLFDDFINIPKIISKIEKGKR, from the coding sequence ATGAATATCAAAAATCAAAAATTACAAAAACTTAACGAAACTATGCATGTACTATGTGCTTGCACGCTCAAAGCAACGGCAACACACGTTGTACCGGGCAAGGGAAGTGCGGATGCAAAAATCATGTTTATCGGTGAGGCTCCTGGCGCAAAAGAGGATGCCCTGGGAGAACCATTTGTCGGTGCGGCAGGGAAATTTTTGAGCGAATTATTGGCAACAATTGATCTTAAAAGGGAAGATATTTATATTACAAATGTCGTGAAATATCGTCCGCCGGAAAATCGCGACCCTTTGCCAGAAGAGGTTGCTGATTGCTGGTTGTGGCTACAAGAGCAAGTAAAGCTGATCGACCCGCTGCTCATTGTACCACTTGGTCGCCACGCACTTGAACGCTTCGTGCCCGGAAGACGTATTTCTCTGGATCATGGCAAAGCATTTCGCCGTACGATTGATGGACTCGGCGAACGAGTATATTATGCGCTTTATCACCCTGCGGCAGCACTCTATAATGGGGGATTGCGTCAAACACTTTTTGATGATTTTATAAACATTCCAAAGATCATTAGCAAGATCGAGAAAGGTAAGAGATAA
- a CDS encoding 3D domain-containing protein, which yields MRYLLFIGVLMVLATPVAQAQENINETKDEKTQKTYLDTNNGGLACGIAGGNYQKAAYKEPEPQKFTINASAYTAAADECGKSDGITASGNKVKENRTLACPKEYKFGTKIHIEGMGTYICEDRGGAIKNNRFDIYMETKSEAFAFGRQQFEAYVVI from the coding sequence ATGAGATATCTTTTATTTATAGGAGTATTGATGGTGCTGGCAACACCGGTTGCACAAGCACAGGAGAACATAAATGAAACAAAAGACGAAAAAACACAAAAAACATATCTTGATACAAATAATGGTGGTCTTGCATGTGGCATAGCAGGTGGTAACTACCAAAAAGCAGCCTACAAAGAACCGGAACCACAAAAATTCACGATCAATGCTTCAGCCTATACGGCTGCAGCAGATGAGTGTGGAAAAAGTGATGGGATCACCGCTTCTGGAAACAAAGTAAAAGAAAATCGTACGCTCGCGTGTCCAAAAGAATATAAATTTGGTACTAAAATTCATATTGAAGGTATGGGTACCTATATTTGTGAGGACCGAGGTGGTGCGATCAAAAACAATCGATTTGATATCTATATGGAAACAAAAAGTGAGGCGTTTGCTTTCGGACGACAACAATTTGAAGCATATGTTGTAATATAA